In Spirochaeta thermophila DSM 6578, the DNA window TCGTGGACTAGTCGAGTCGGGCGGCCGATGCGGATTCAGGAGGCCGGAGGGTGAAGTCGGGGGGGATCATGTAGTAGTTGCCCGAGGCGTTCCAGCAGGTGAACCCGCCGGCCTGCGCCTCGATGAGTCCCTGGATCTGGAGCCTGAAGTAGGTGTAGTAGGTCTCCTCCTCGAAGTTCCGCTCCCCTCCGATGAGGAATGTCTGGACGTAGGGCCTGATGAGGATCTGGCCCTCGGTCATCTCGCGGGCCCTGAGGGTGCTCTCCCGGTAGATCCACCTCGCCCTTTCGAGGTAGGAGAGGTGTGGGAGGAAGGCCCTGCTGTAGTGGGAGGGGTAGTACATGGGGCAGAGCACGTCGATGTAGGGCCAGAGTCGGGTGATGTCCTGTCCGAGGTAGCTCATCCTGCTGGTGGCGTTGAATCCGAAGACGTCGAGGCTGATGGGTACGGAGATCCTTTCCCTCACCTCGGAGAGAAAGGCGATCAAGGCGTCGGTGGGTGTCTCCTGCGGCCGTTTGTAGCGGGAGGTGAGGGTGGAGGTGTCCCCGTCGGAGGGAAACCTGATGTAGTCGAACTGGATTTCGTCCACTCCGAGGGAGGCCACCTCCTCGGCGATGGCGGCGTTGTACGCGCGTACCTCCTCGTTGTATGGATCGACCCAGAACTCCACCTGCTCGGTTCTCGTCTCGCCCGTCTTCTCGTCGGTGTAGGTGCGGAACACGCCCCAGGGTTTTCCTGTCTTCCTGTCGAGGAAGGCATAGGTGCCGCCGTCGTAGAGGGCGAGGGCCTTGTCCTTGAACACGGGGAGCCGTGCGATCACGTAGATGCCGTGGGCGTGGAGGGTCTCGATGAGCGTGCGGGCGTCGAAGAGGGGGCGCACCGCACCCATGGCACGCGCGAGGGGGATGGAGCTCTCGTAGCGAAGGGAGCCGTTCTCGTCCTTGAAGTCTATGACCACGGCGTTGAAGCCGTGTCTCTCGAGGAGCTCGATGTAGCGGGGGAGGTGTTCGGGGGTGGCGAGAGGGGACCGGAGATAGATGGCGTGCTTGCCCGAGGCCTTTTCCGTGCGTCGTGTGCGCTGCGGGTCTTTTCCCTCGGTCCGCACGACGGGGGTGATGAGGGTCTCATCGGGAAGGATGAGGACCTCGCCCTGGATGAGGATCTTCTGGAGGTCGAGACCCCACTCGGGGAACCGCCGTTCGATGGGGACGGGATTGGGGATGGGGCGGGGTGACGGGGGGCCCGAGGGGAGGAGATAGGCTCCCTTCCCGAATCCGAGGAGGATGGCGATGCCGTCCTCGAGGGGGGCGATGCCCGCCACTTCCTCGTGGAATCCGCCTCCCAGGTAGAAGGGAAGTTCCTCCGGGAGGGGTACTTCCTCCCAGGTGAGTCCGCCGTCGCGGCTTCGGAAGAGGCCGTCGAAGGAGGTGCCTGCGAGGAGGGTGGATGACCCAGTGAGCGCGAGGGCGCGGATGTGGGTGGAGGCGTTGAGGGGGCCGCGGAGGTCGAGGGTCTTCCAGGTGAGACCTGCATCCCGTGTGAGGAGGAGCTCGTGCTGGGTGGCGAGGATGAGGGTGTGGGGGTCGGTGCGGTCCCAGGTGAGGGTGGTGAGGGGATAGAGGTGGGCGGGGAGGGGGTGTTCCTGCCAGGCGGCGCCTCCGTCGAGTGAGGTGAAGAGGGTGGTGGGGGTGAGGCGGTAGCGGGGGGCCTCTTGGGGGAACGCGGGGAAGACGACGAGGATGAACCAGAGGACGGAGACGAATCTGCGCACGATACCTCCTGTACGTTCGGCGTGGCTATAGTAGTAGCAGAAAGAGCCGAAGAAAAGAAGGGTTTGAACTCTCCCTCCTTTTGGTGTATGTTTTTCCTGTGAAGCGTGTACCGTGGTGCGTGTTCCCGACGTTCCTGTTGCTCTCTTCGTGTGGATTCCTCCTTCCCGAGTTCAGCAACCCTCTCGACCCTTATGGAAAGAACGCCGACACCTTCGCCATAGAGTTGCTCAACGAGGACAGCATACCTCAGGATCTTGGGGTCTCCATCTCCACACCTCTCGCCGCTGCGTGGACCGGAGGGGAGGCCGTGGTGGCGTGGGTTGATGCTGCGGAGGTGCGTGCGTGTGCGGTCTCCGGAGAGGGAACGTCTCTCGCAGGGGGGACGTCGATCTATGCAGGGACGTCGCCTGCGGGTGTGAGGATGGGGGGTGGGGACGGCTCGTGTGCGTTGGTGGTGGAGGACGGGGGGGAGGTGTGGGTGGGGGTGGTGGAGGTTTCGGACGGAAACCTCCAGGTGGACGCGGCCTTCCAGTCTTCGGGATGGGGGGTGGCCGGGCTGGCTGCGGTGAGCGAGCCGGTGTGGGTGGACCAGGAGAGGTGGGTGGTAGGGTACGTGGACGGGACGGGGGATATCCACCTGGTCCTCCTGGACAGCTCGAGCGATCCTGCGGTGGTGGTGCAGGACCTGGATCTGGGACCCGGGAGCGGGACTGTGGTGAGCCTCTCCGCGGCAGGTGATGGCACGGGCGGCGGGCTGCTCGTGGTGTGGGACGACGATGGGGTCACTGCCACGGTGATCTACGGTATCTCCTTCTCCCTCTCCCAGGATACGCTGGAGTTAGGAAGCGGAGGGGGCTTCGGTGCGACGTTGTCCGGCATAGGGGCGCTTCCCGTGGCGTTCAGTGAGGGGGCGGGGGCGTACCTCCTCCTGTCCACGGACGGAAGCGACCTCCAGGGGATCTCGGTGACAGAGGATCAAGCCGAATGGACGAAGGGATGGGATCTCCCTTTTGCGACCGGTGTCTATGGGCTGTGGGGTGAGCCGGACGGATGGGGACTCCTCTACGAGGAGGCGGGCGTGCTCAGGATGGCGCGCAAGGACCTCTCCTTCACCTCGGACAAGGTGGGAAGCCCCTACCCGGTGTACACTTACACCACGGGAGTGGAGGCTGCGGCTGTGTCCACGGGCGAGAAGTACCTCGTGTTCTACGCCGATACCGATGGAGTGACTCCGGGGACGCTCTTTGTACGGGAGTGATACATGAGGAAGGTGTTTCCCCTCGTTCTTTCGATCCTCGTTGCGGCAACCCTTTGCGCTGCGCCAGTGAGGGTAGGAGTGGTCCCCTACGATCTCTCCGGAGGGGAAGTGCAGGCCCGGGCAGTGAAGGAGACCTTTCTCCGTGCCCTCGTGTGTAATCTCGCGATACTCGAGGAGACCGAACCGGT includes these proteins:
- a CDS encoding putative glycoside hydrolase, with translation MRRFVSVLWFILVVFPAFPQEAPRYRLTPTTLFTSLDGGAAWQEHPLPAHLYPLTTLTWDRTDPHTLILATQHELLLTRDAGLTWKTLDLRGPLNASTHIRALALTGSSTLLAGTSFDGLFRSRDGGLTWEEVPLPEELPFYLGGGFHEEVAGIAPLEDGIAILLGFGKGAYLLPSGPPSPRPIPNPVPIERRFPEWGLDLQKILIQGEVLILPDETLITPVVRTEGKDPQRTRRTEKASGKHAIYLRSPLATPEHLPRYIELLERHGFNAVVIDFKDENGSLRYESSIPLARAMGAVRPLFDARTLIETLHAHGIYVIARLPVFKDKALALYDGGTYAFLDRKTGKPWGVFRTYTDEKTGETRTEQVEFWVDPYNEEVRAYNAAIAEEVASLGVDEIQFDYIRFPSDGDTSTLTSRYKRPQETPTDALIAFLSEVRERISVPISLDVFGFNATSRMSYLGQDITRLWPYIDVLCPMYYPSHYSRAFLPHLSYLERARWIYRESTLRAREMTEGQILIRPYVQTFLIGGERNFEEETYYTYFRLQIQGLIEAQAGGFTCWNASGNYYMIPPDFTLRPPESASAARLD